Proteins co-encoded in one Candidatus Pelagibacter sp. RS40 genomic window:
- a CDS encoding potassium transporter Trk, giving the protein MSRFSLIFIGSFTLLISIFSFLNIIYSYYLNLFLNINTYFNIFLFTLILGLFLIFFKRIEFKKINLYEKILIVIIGYLFFPVIISLPFYFSINNISYLNSYFEAISGFTSTGFSIFYNIKQLDQTLIIWRASSQWIGGLYFLFSLLLLIDIFDDNLKKSLTNYISFNSSETLKQSLKIIIIYSSITFIIFIFLKLINLRTFDSFNLSMTIISSGGFLPMDNFDSLFVSDLSKIILSILILSSYFSLFFIYNLIFFKKNNLNYLTEDFYLALYLIIIIAILFIFFNSENNFLNILVSLSSSVSNLGISFENIPSNLSFIFLILVIIGGSFFSTSSGLRVIKILSLLKYSLNNLLSNTKPNQIYLNKVSLLKSNTDKSDVNKYFLTVLVFIISLFAVSSLLTISGIKFENSFKLGILTIMNTVNSSMYGLADFNFYSIKIMSKFTLILFMIIGRIELLTILILIKKFLFKN; this is encoded by the coding sequence ATGAGCAGATTTAGTTTAATATTTATTGGATCATTTACTCTTTTAATAAGTATTTTTTCTTTTTTGAATATTATTTATTCGTACTACTTAAATTTATTTTTAAATATAAATACTTACTTTAATATTTTTTTATTTACTTTAATTCTTGGTTTGTTTTTAATTTTTTTTAAACGAATTGAATTTAAAAAAATTAATCTTTATGAGAAAATATTAATAGTAATAATAGGATATTTATTTTTTCCAGTAATTATTTCATTACCTTTTTACTTCAGTATAAATAATATTTCTTATTTAAACTCCTATTTTGAAGCAATATCAGGATTTACATCTACAGGTTTTTCTATTTTTTATAATATAAAACAATTAGATCAAACCCTAATTATATGGAGAGCATCATCACAATGGATTGGAGGGTTATATTTTCTATTTTCTCTTCTTTTATTAATAGATATTTTTGATGATAATTTAAAAAAATCATTAACAAATTACATATCATTCAATTCCTCTGAAACATTAAAACAGTCTTTAAAAATAATAATAATTTATTCATCAATTACTTTTATTATTTTTATATTTTTAAAATTAATAAATTTAAGGACTTTTGATTCTTTTAATTTATCAATGACAATAATTTCTTCTGGTGGTTTTTTGCCTATGGATAATTTTGATAGTTTATTTGTGAGTGATTTGAGTAAAATTATATTATCAATTTTAATACTATCATCTTATTTTAGTTTGTTTTTTATTTATAATTTAATTTTTTTTAAAAAAAATAATTTAAACTATTTAACTGAAGATTTTTATTTAGCATTATATTTAATTATAATAATAGCAATCTTGTTCATATTTTTTAATTCTGAAAATAATTTTCTAAATATTTTAGTTTCTTTATCTAGTAGTGTTTCAAATCTAGGTATTTCTTTTGAGAATATACCATCAAATTTATCTTTTATTTTTCTAATTTTAGTTATAATTGGTGGATCTTTTTTTTCTACAAGCTCAGGTTTGAGGGTAATTAAGATATTGAGTTTACTTAAATACTCCTTAAATAATTTGCTTTCCAATACCAAACCAAATCAAATTTATTTAAATAAAGTTTCTTTGTTAAAATCAAATACAGATAAATCTGATGTAAATAAATATTTTTTGACTGTTTTGGTTTTTATTATTTCACTTTTTGCTGTCTCAAGTTTATTGACCATATCAGGTATAAAATTTGAAAATTCATTTAAGTTAGGAATTTTAACAATTATGAATACTGTAAATTCATCTATGTATGGATTAGCTGATTTTAATTTTTATAGCATAAAAATTATGTCAAAATTTACCTTAATCTTATTTATGATTATCGGTAGAATTGAATTATTGACGATATTAATTTTGATAAAAAAATTTCTTTTCAAAAATTAA
- the trkA gene encoding Trk system potassium transporter TrkA: MNIIICGAGRVGSTIAKLLTEQNHSITVIDQSGDDIQKINDSLDVKAIVGKATSPSVLERANTSDADMIIAVTRNDEINMLICQIAYSIFKVPKKIARIRSQEYLDPKFSSLFNRENLPIDYVISPELEIAKSIQRKLEAPGALDNVPFVENKIRLLEILIDDNCPINGIKLNDLTKKFPKLNAYILGVIRKDEFKILKKNDSLEHNDKAYVMVSSNQMEETLKVFGHNEKKSNKILIIGGGNIGFNLAKNIEETFESARVKIIEKSKERAELIANDLNDTIVINGNGLDEDVLNEANIDEVETVLALTNDDEDNLMVSVLVEKFSKDKRTMALINKPNYSLLQTSLKIDDMIDPRMDTVSSILKHVHKGTIENAYTILNGDYEVIEAEILESSDLINKELKDSDLPDDIRIGSILRGDEFIKPSSNYKFQKNDIIVLLSKRDQLPTVENLFRISSI, encoded by the coding sequence ATGAATATTATCATATGTGGAGCCGGCAGAGTCGGTTCTACAATAGCGAAATTATTAACTGAACAAAATCACTCAATTACAGTAATTGATCAATCTGGTGACGATATACAGAAAATAAATGATAGCCTTGATGTTAAAGCTATAGTTGGAAAAGCAACTTCCCCGTCAGTTTTAGAAAGAGCTAATACTAGCGATGCTGATATGATTATTGCAGTCACTAGAAATGATGAGATCAATATGTTAATCTGCCAAATAGCATATTCAATTTTTAAAGTCCCAAAAAAAATTGCAAGGATCCGGTCTCAAGAATATTTAGATCCAAAATTTTCTTCATTATTCAATAGGGAAAATTTGCCTATCGATTATGTTATTTCACCAGAGTTAGAAATAGCAAAATCTATACAAAGAAAACTAGAAGCTCCAGGTGCCCTAGATAATGTACCATTTGTAGAAAATAAAATTAGACTTTTAGAGATACTAATAGATGATAACTGTCCAATAAATGGCATTAAACTGAACGATCTTACAAAAAAATTTCCTAAATTAAATGCATATATTTTAGGAGTTATAAGAAAAGATGAATTTAAAATTTTAAAGAAAAACGACTCCTTAGAACACAACGACAAAGCTTATGTTATGGTAAGCTCAAATCAAATGGAGGAAACTCTAAAAGTTTTTGGCCATAACGAAAAAAAATCAAATAAAATACTTATTATTGGTGGAGGAAATATTGGTTTTAACTTAGCTAAAAATATCGAAGAAACCTTTGAGTCTGCAAGAGTAAAAATAATAGAGAAAAGCAAAGAAAGAGCAGAATTAATTGCTAATGATTTAAATGACACAATTGTTATCAATGGTAATGGACTTGATGAAGATGTATTAAATGAAGCTAATATAGATGAAGTAGAGACAGTATTAGCTTTAACCAATGATGATGAGGATAATTTAATGGTAAGCGTGCTTGTAGAAAAGTTTTCTAAAGATAAAAGAACAATGGCCTTAATAAATAAACCAAATTATTCTCTTTTACAAACATCTTTGAAAATAGATGACATGATTGACCCAAGAATGGATACAGTTTCAAGTATTCTTAAACATGTGCACAAAGGCACTATAGAAAATGCTTATACAATCTTGAATGGTGATTATGAAGTTATTGAAGCAGAAATATTAGAATCTTCTGATTTAATAAACAAAGAATTAAAAGACTCTGATCTTCCAGACGATATAAGAATTGGATCTATACTTAGAGGAGATGAGTTCATAAAACCTAGCTCAAACTATAAATTTCAAAAAAATGATATAATTGTATTACTCTCTAAAAGAGATCAATTACCCACCGTAGAAAATTTGTTCAGAATAAGCTCTATTTAA